Proteins encoded together in one Candidatus Bathyarchaeota archaeon window:
- a CDS encoding cobalamin biosynthesis protein, which yields MKKIVVMGRGGSGKTSFVALMTKYFIEINDTPLLLVDVDPDQNLGELVGVDLKEEGKKTISELLTATFLKEGGTTVGIPPSERMESKIWEKGLYEGASFDLIAVGTKFMEGCYCLPNAALKKALESLAKTYRYVLIDSPAGLEHLNRRIAAKVNDIFDIIDPSKKSFAHVERAHKIAEEIEIEFQNFYVVGGYRFPETLDTEVRKRTSLEFLGRIAYDKEVENYSLSGKSLLELPSTSPAYRSLKKIMERAGYH from the coding sequence GTGAAAAAGATTGTCGTTATGGGTAGGGGAGGCAGCGGCAAAACAAGTTTTGTCGCGCTTATGACAAAATATTTCATTGAAATCAATGACACACCCCTGCTTCTAGTGGATGTGGATCCTGACCAAAATCTAGGAGAATTGGTTGGAGTAGATCTTAAAGAAGAGGGAAAGAAGACAATATCTGAATTGTTGACTGCAACTTTCTTAAAGGAGGGAGGGACGACTGTTGGAATACCTCCTTCGGAAAGGATGGAAAGTAAGATTTGGGAGAAGGGATTATACGAAGGAGCTTCCTTTGATTTGATTGCGGTTGGAACGAAGTTCATGGAGGGTTGTTATTGTCTTCCAAATGCGGCGTTAAAAAAAGCTCTGGAAAGCTTAGCGAAAACATATCGCTATGTTCTTATTGATTCGCCTGCTGGACTCGAGCATCTCAATAGAAGAATAGCTGCTAAGGTGAACGACATATTTGACATAATAGACCCGTCCAAAAAATCCTTTGCCCACGTGGAAAGAGCACACAAAATCGCAGAAGAGATAGAGATAGAATTCCAAAATTTCTATGTTGTCGGAGGCTATCGATTTCCAGAAACCCTAGACACAGAAGTTAGAAAAAGAACCTCGTTAGAATTCTTGGGCAGAATCGCCTACGACAAGGAAGTTGAAAACTACTCGTTGTCTGGAAAATCTCTACTCGAATTGCCCTCTACATCCCCAGCATATCGTTCTTTGAAAAAGATTATGGAACGAGCAGGATACCATTAA
- a CDS encoding DUF4445 domain-containing protein, whose protein sequence is MGDLVKIFFDPMSKEIEVKRGALLLDAIREAGIRIESICGGKGECGKCRVILNKGEVSRLSTKSEKFLSPQEISEGHRLACQIRVLGDSEFTVPVESLVVSPKILISTEMVIDRLDPASKKYLVTLLPTRGDEHHSIKLEGYSGPTPKVSEEIYDNLLLMEPEQSITATLSRTNTPPEIINIESGDRTSSNYGLAIDVGTTTIAVLLSDLTSGQILGEASALNKQITYGETLLARIGFSRKAHGGLQKLQRAVVQSINDLLDRLTSNAGIKNEEITSISVGGNTVMNHLLAGIDVDYLWYVDANDKVHRSPIIKKAKDIGLHTNPEAYVYCLPNVSRFLGGDATGDVIASGMYNSDETSLLVDMGTNGEIILGNKNWLVSCSVASGPAFEGAGVRFGMRGMQGGIEHVKINPESFKAEYTVIGNTLPKGICGSGIIDAAAEMFSVGILDFRGKIVEGRTPLVRKGRDGLEYVVVPAEKTAISRDIVITQRDVDYIMDSKGATCGGIMVLMRKFKLSIYDVKNFYLAGAFGTYTDLRSATKLGIFPEFPNAKTRPIGNGSLSGAYVTLLSMTKRDEANAIARNMLYVDLLVDVMFAETYSESIYIPGPKELFPSYA, encoded by the coding sequence ATGGGAGACCTCGTAAAAATTTTCTTTGACCCGATGAGTAAGGAGATTGAGGTAAAGCGGGGTGCATTACTGCTCGATGCGATCCGAGAGGCGGGTATAAGGATCGAAAGCATATGCGGTGGAAAAGGTGAATGTGGAAAATGCAGGGTAATTCTCAACAAAGGGGAAGTCTCTCGTTTATCGACTAAATCTGAAAAGTTCCTTTCTCCTCAGGAGATATCCGAGGGCCACCGTCTCGCCTGCCAAATACGCGTCTTGGGCGACAGCGAGTTTACAGTCCCTGTGGAAAGTCTAGTGGTCAGCCCTAAGATACTTATTAGTACAGAAATGGTGATCGATAGACTTGACCCCGCGTCGAAAAAATATCTAGTGACTCTACTGCCCACTCGAGGTGATGAACACCACTCGATTAAACTTGAGGGCTACTCTGGTCCAACGCCAAAGGTAAGCGAAGAGATCTATGACAACCTTCTTCTAATGGAACCTGAACAGTCGATAACCGCGACCTTAAGCAGGACGAACACGCCTCCAGAGATAATCAACATCGAATCAGGCGATAGAACCAGTTCAAACTATGGTCTTGCCATCGACGTTGGAACAACCACAATCGCCGTGCTCCTTTCTGACCTAACGAGCGGGCAGATTTTAGGCGAAGCCTCTGCGTTGAACAAGCAGATCACCTACGGAGAAACGCTTCTCGCAAGGATTGGTTTTTCACGCAAAGCTCATGGCGGTTTGCAAAAGCTTCAACGAGCAGTTGTCCAAAGCATAAATGATCTCTTGGACAGGCTTACATCAAACGCCGGAATCAAGAACGAAGAAATAACAAGCATTTCCGTAGGTGGAAACACTGTTATGAACCATCTTTTAGCAGGGATAGACGTAGACTACCTTTGGTATGTGGATGCGAATGACAAGGTCCATAGGAGTCCTATTATCAAAAAAGCGAAGGATATTGGACTCCACACAAACCCAGAGGCTTATGTTTATTGCCTTCCTAACGTGAGTCGATTCTTGGGAGGGGATGCCACTGGTGACGTAATAGCCTCCGGAATGTACAATTCTGACGAAACATCTCTCTTGGTTGATATGGGAACAAACGGGGAGATTATCCTCGGCAACAAGAATTGGCTAGTATCATGTTCTGTCGCATCTGGTCCCGCTTTCGAAGGAGCGGGCGTCAGATTTGGGATGCGGGGGATGCAAGGTGGAATAGAACATGTTAAAATCAACCCTGAATCCTTCAAGGCGGAGTACACGGTTATCGGGAACACGCTTCCGAAGGGCATCTGCGGATCAGGCATTATTGACGCTGCGGCGGAGATGTTTTCTGTTGGCATTCTCGATTTCAGAGGAAAAATTGTTGAGGGCAGAACGCCACTCGTTAGAAAGGGAAGAGACGGGCTGGAGTACGTCGTAGTTCCCGCGGAGAAAACGGCGATCAGCCGAGACATAGTAATAACGCAACGTGACGTGGATTACATCATGGACTCGAAGGGAGCCACCTGCGGTGGAATAATGGTTTTAATGAGGAAATTCAAACTCTCCATCTACGATGTCAAGAACTTCTACCTCGCAGGAGCCTTCGGCACATACACCGATCTGAGAAGTGCGACAAAGCTTGGGATATTCCCTGAATTTCCGAACGCGAAAACTCGCCCAATTGGAAACGGTTCGCTTTCAGGTGCATACGTGACGCTGCTATCGATGACGAAACGAGATGAAGCGAACGCCATAGCACGGAATATGCTGTACGTCGACCTTCTTGTGGATGTTATGTTCGCAGAAACATACTCTGAGTCAATCTACATTCCAGGCCCCAAGGAACTCTTCCCAAGCTATGCCTAA
- a CDS encoding acetyl-CoA decarbonylase/synthase complex subunit gamma encodes MTEREIKKAVTKLSPIDVYKLLPRTNCKECGEPNCMAFAAKLVNREVSLEDCLPILKKEHGKAYKKLQDMLAPVIKEITIGTGDHSVKIGGKLVMYRHEFTYHNPVALALDVTDELPLHPRFSGEEALIDRVKKVENFLYNYIGRDLTLDMIAIRSTSNDPTVFKSAVENVAKVTKLPLILCALDSNVMEAGLVAVQDRRPLLYAATKDNWNNMAELALMYNCPLGVFAPNDLNLLKSLVKTLIEYGVEDLVLDPGTFVDEGLSDTVNNFTMVRRNAFKGGDDLFGFPLIGTPITAWFGGKDSKEMLAWKEAYIACILMSRYADVLIMHSLDGWVQLPTVIWRFNIYTDPRKPVSVDSGLYTFGKPDKMSPLMLTTNYSLTYFTVESDLKKFGGDYYLVVADTEGLSVESAVAGRYLTAELIAEAVKKSGVAEKIKHKYLIIPGRAARLSGEIEDELKNVGLSGWRVMVGPRDSSGIAKFLDETWPPKEEENE; translated from the coding sequence ATGACCGAGAGGGAAATTAAGAAGGCTGTAACGAAACTCAGTCCCATCGACGTATATAAGTTACTTCCTAGAACGAATTGTAAGGAGTGCGGAGAACCAAATTGCATGGCCTTCGCGGCCAAGCTGGTCAATAGAGAGGTTTCTTTAGAAGACTGTCTCCCAATTCTGAAAAAAGAGCATGGAAAGGCGTACAAGAAACTCCAGGACATGCTGGCGCCGGTAATTAAGGAGATCACCATCGGCACGGGAGACCACTCGGTCAAAATAGGCGGCAAACTGGTCATGTACCGCCACGAATTCACCTACCACAATCCAGTGGCACTAGCCCTTGATGTAACCGACGAGTTGCCGCTACACCCAAGATTCTCAGGAGAGGAAGCTCTCATAGATAGGGTGAAGAAAGTGGAGAATTTCTTGTATAACTACATTGGAAGGGACCTCACTCTCGATATGATAGCCATCAGGTCGACATCGAATGACCCAACAGTCTTCAAGTCAGCCGTGGAGAACGTTGCCAAGGTCACGAAACTCCCGCTGATTCTTTGTGCGCTAGACTCGAATGTTATGGAGGCTGGACTAGTCGCGGTTCAGGACAGAAGGCCACTACTTTACGCGGCAACTAAGGACAACTGGAATAACATGGCTGAGCTAGCGCTGATGTACAACTGCCCATTAGGCGTCTTTGCCCCGAACGACCTCAATCTTCTAAAGTCTCTAGTGAAGACTCTGATCGAGTATGGGGTTGAGGATCTAGTGCTCGACCCGGGAACATTCGTCGATGAAGGACTGTCGGATACTGTCAACAACTTCACCATGGTTAGAAGGAATGCGTTTAAAGGCGGAGATGATCTGTTCGGTTTTCCGCTCATTGGAACGCCCATCACAGCTTGGTTCGGCGGGAAAGATTCGAAGGAGATGCTGGCTTGGAAGGAAGCATACATTGCCTGTATTCTCATGTCCAGATATGCTGACGTATTAATAATGCACAGCTTGGATGGATGGGTTCAATTGCCAACTGTCATATGGAGGTTCAACATCTACACGGACCCCCGGAAACCGGTTTCAGTTGATTCTGGATTATACACATTTGGGAAGCCTGATAAGATGTCTCCGTTGATGTTAACCACCAATTATTCCCTGACGTACTTCACCGTTGAGTCTGACCTGAAGAAGTTTGGCGGGGACTATTACCTAGTTGTAGCCGATACTGAAGGGCTCAGCGTTGAAAGTGCCGTGGCCGGAAGGTATCTGACAGCAGAATTGATCGCAGAGGCTGTTAAGAAGTCAGGAGTAGCAGAGAAGATCAAGCATAAGTACTTAATCATACCTGGTAGGGCTGCCAGGTTAAGCGGGGAGATAGAGGACGAGTTAAAGAACGTTGGCCTTTCTGGTTGGCGCGTTATGGTCGGTCCAAGGGATTCATCAGGAATAGCGAAATTCTTGGACGAGACATGGCCCCCGAAAGAGGAAGAGAATGAGTAA
- the cdhD gene encoding CO dehydrogenase/acetyl-CoA synthase subunit delta encodes MKPLGKKGAKEKAAATELTGLLELLGLEGKREIELEDVELSIGELILQSAATIVAPRVTTPPAVLAPPKVKPTAILEAPFTPFVQEYPGQVREVTLGATKSEGGSRGKTVVIGGAITPAFYLFEKAAPHPPVITVDTFDMQVRLPKAIRMYVEEVWDDPAAWAKIAVDKWGADLITVHLLSTDPLIKDTPPAEAAKTVEEVLQAVDVPLIIGGCGDPKKDAEVFMKVAEVAEGERVLLSSLTLDMGETGVLEGVAKAAEKYGHLVLSFTALDLNRARELNRKLYDYIPEDRIIMDLTTAALGYGLEYSFTIHERARIAALMGDSELQHPTLAGTTNAWAARETWLKLGPEWEPRRLRGPLWETTTALALLLAGVDVFMMMHPDAIRTMRKVIQQLMSRSKPKPDKIANWVNARIKGEDEHDREGN; translated from the coding sequence GTGAAACCCTTGGGGAAAAAAGGAGCGAAGGAAAAAGCGGCTGCAACCGAACTCACTGGACTACTGGAGCTTCTAGGCCTAGAGGGCAAAAGGGAAATTGAACTCGAAGACGTCGAACTGAGTATTGGGGAACTTATCTTACAGTCAGCTGCAACCATTGTTGCACCAAGAGTTACTACACCACCTGCAGTGCTTGCACCGCCAAAGGTGAAGCCTACAGCAATTCTGGAAGCCCCGTTCACTCCTTTTGTCCAAGAATATCCTGGGCAAGTTCGAGAAGTAACGCTTGGGGCTACTAAGAGTGAGGGAGGTAGTCGCGGCAAAACGGTTGTGATCGGAGGTGCAATCACCCCGGCGTTCTACCTGTTTGAGAAAGCTGCTCCACATCCACCTGTAATTACTGTAGATACGTTTGATATGCAAGTACGGCTCCCAAAGGCCATACGAATGTATGTCGAAGAGGTTTGGGATGACCCAGCTGCGTGGGCCAAGATCGCAGTTGACAAGTGGGGGGCCGACTTAATCACAGTGCATCTGTTGAGCACAGACCCGCTTATTAAGGATACACCACCGGCGGAGGCTGCAAAAACTGTGGAGGAGGTCCTGCAGGCAGTGGATGTTCCTCTCATCATTGGAGGCTGCGGGGATCCAAAGAAGGACGCTGAGGTTTTCATGAAAGTTGCTGAGGTGGCGGAGGGCGAAAGAGTTTTGCTTAGCTCTCTTACATTGGACATGGGCGAGACAGGCGTCCTCGAAGGCGTGGCAAAAGCAGCTGAGAAATATGGGCACTTGGTGCTGTCATTCACAGCCTTGGACTTGAATCGAGCTAGGGAGCTGAACAGGAAACTCTACGATTACATACCCGAAGATAGGATAATAATGGACTTGACAACGGCTGCCCTAGGCTATGGACTTGAGTACTCATTTACCATTCACGAGCGAGCCAGAATAGCGGCGTTGATGGGAGACTCGGAGCTTCAACACCCAACCCTAGCTGGGACCACGAATGCTTGGGCTGCAAGAGAGACATGGTTGAAGCTTGGTCCAGAGTGGGAGCCAAGAAGGCTTAGGGGTCCACTATGGGAGACGACAACTGCACTTGCTCTACTCCTGGCTGGAGTTGACGTGTTCATGATGATGCACCCAGACGCCATTAGGACTATGAGGAAAGTCATACAGCAGTTGATGAGCAGGAGTAAGCCTAAACCCGATAAGATAGCTAATTGGGTGAATGCAAGAATCAAGGGAGAAGATGAACATGACCGAGAGGGAAATTAA
- the cdhC gene encoding CO dehydrogenase/CO-methylating acetyl-CoA synthase complex subunit beta — protein sequence MFEDIPVDVGVIYEGERIRFKDTQIELGGERIETKFELVRTKGLDEIEDGKITVIGPDIKDMKEGSTHPFGIYIEVAGKDVEEELEGVIERRIHEYCNFIEGIMHLNQRYDIWLRLSKKSFKKGLNSFHVIGNVLQKLFRSELSFIEKIQITFITDPKKVKKMYDEALKVYEARDAKARGMKDEDADAFYGCTLCQSFAPTHCCVITPQRYSNCGSISWFDGRASARVDPKGPVFGIAKGECLDPFKGEYTGVNATMKEKTMGEITRVWLYTAFENPHTSCGCFEAVAFYIPEVDGLGIVHRGFKDLTVNGLPFSTLADSTAGGRQVEGFHGLSIEYMRSPKLLQVDGGWNRIVWMPATVKERVKDFIPKDIVDKIATENEAKTIDELKVFLKEMGHPVVERWKAIPVEVAPEVEGVEAAEPSLEIPISGVPITAGGFEIILKDAKIYAKKVIIRRVKK from the coding sequence ATGTTTGAAGACATACCAGTAGACGTCGGAGTGATCTACGAAGGAGAAAGGATCAGGTTCAAGGACACACAGATAGAACTTGGAGGAGAACGCATAGAAACGAAGTTTGAACTCGTGAGAACCAAGGGATTAGACGAAATAGAAGACGGAAAAATAACAGTGATTGGCCCAGACATCAAAGACATGAAGGAAGGAAGCACCCATCCGTTCGGCATATACATCGAAGTCGCAGGTAAAGACGTTGAAGAGGAACTCGAAGGCGTTATTGAACGGCGCATCCACGAATACTGCAACTTCATCGAAGGTATCATGCACCTAAACCAACGTTACGACATTTGGCTTCGACTAAGTAAGAAATCCTTCAAAAAAGGCTTAAACTCGTTCCACGTGATTGGGAATGTTCTGCAAAAGCTTTTTAGAAGCGAGCTCTCATTCATCGAAAAAATACAAATTACATTCATCACCGACCCCAAAAAAGTCAAGAAAATGTATGACGAAGCCTTGAAAGTTTATGAAGCCCGCGACGCCAAAGCCCGAGGAATGAAAGATGAGGATGCGGATGCCTTCTACGGATGCACCCTTTGCCAATCCTTCGCCCCAACCCACTGCTGTGTAATCACACCCCAAAGGTACTCCAACTGCGGATCCATCAGCTGGTTCGACGGCAGAGCCTCAGCACGAGTAGACCCTAAGGGCCCAGTCTTCGGAATCGCGAAAGGTGAATGCCTCGACCCCTTCAAAGGCGAATACACAGGAGTCAACGCAACCATGAAGGAGAAAACCATGGGTGAGATAACCCGTGTGTGGTTATACACCGCCTTCGAAAATCCCCACACCTCCTGTGGCTGCTTTGAAGCAGTAGCCTTCTACATACCAGAAGTGGATGGCTTAGGGATTGTTCATCGAGGCTTCAAGGACTTAACCGTCAACGGCCTACCTTTCTCCACCTTAGCGGATTCCACCGCTGGAGGGAGGCAGGTAGAGGGCTTCCATGGATTATCCATCGAATATATGAGGTCACCAAAACTTCTTCAGGTTGATGGAGGTTGGAACCGCATAGTCTGGATGCCAGCCACCGTCAAGGAACGCGTCAAGGACTTCATACCAAAGGATATAGTTGACAAAATAGCCACAGAAAATGAGGCAAAGACTATTGATGAACTGAAAGTCTTTCTTAAGGAGATGGGACACCCAGTTGTCGAAAGATGGAAGGCCATACCTGTTGAAGTTGCCCCCGAAGTGGAGGGAGTGGAAGCTGCAGAACCATCACTAGAGATCCCGATTTCCGGAGTACCCATCACAGCCGGAGGGTTCGAGATAATCCTCAAAGACGCAAAAATCTATGCTAAGAAAGTTATCATCCGAAGAGTGAAGAAGTGA
- the cdhB gene encoding CO dehydrogenase/acetyl-CoA synthase complex subunit epsilon, translating into MGVKAEPWQTAEIAGPKKALLILKPEVVVAMVKRAKRPILIVGHLAAEDYSDDVKMIDYAIRMSRTAAIPVVATAHMTTEFIKRGFQPAGWMSAMDIGNRLNDPEWKGLDGMGPYDLAMFMGLPYYMEFVILAGLKHFSKGLKTISLDRYYDPHASWSFPNLSVKDWNEGFEIIVSKLGEK; encoded by the coding sequence ATGGGTGTGAAGGCAGAACCGTGGCAAACAGCTGAGATTGCGGGTCCCAAGAAAGCCCTTCTCATCTTGAAGCCAGAGGTGGTTGTCGCAATGGTGAAGAGGGCGAAGCGTCCCATCCTCATCGTTGGGCACCTAGCCGCTGAGGATTATTCAGATGATGTGAAAATGATTGATTATGCTATCCGTATGAGTAGGACTGCGGCAATCCCGGTGGTTGCTACTGCACACATGACAACCGAATTTATTAAGAGAGGTTTTCAACCGGCTGGTTGGATGTCCGCAATGGACATTGGTAACAGACTCAATGACCCAGAATGGAAAGGTTTAGATGGAATGGGCCCGTATGACCTCGCGATGTTCATGGGGCTCCCCTACTACATGGAATTCGTAATATTAGCCGGGCTGAAACATTTTTCCAAAGGTCTTAAGACCATAAGCCTCGACAGATACTATGATCCCCATGCATCTTGGTCATTTCCAAACCTTTCGGTTAAGGATTGGAATGAAGGTTTTGAAATAATAGTAAGTAAGTTAGGAGAGAAGTAA